In the genome of Leucobacter luti, one region contains:
- a CDS encoding GNAT family N-acetyltransferase — translation MTLSHPGTLSGRLVVLEPLAPEHHDGLVDAVRDGELWSLWYTIVPRPEQMSAEIRRRLEQQELGTMIPFTARMADTGRIIGMTTYMNIEAETPRVEIGSTWNAASAQGSGTNPESKLLLLQHAFEVWDCTAVEFRTDFHNHQSRAAIARLGAKQDGVLRAHRRAAGYLRDTVVFSVTQAEWPGVRRGLEHRIARHLAVPGAAQLG, via the coding sequence ATGACCCTGTCTCACCCAGGCACGCTGAGCGGCCGCCTTGTCGTGCTCGAACCGCTGGCTCCCGAACACCATGACGGACTGGTCGACGCCGTGCGCGACGGCGAGCTGTGGTCGCTGTGGTACACGATTGTGCCGCGCCCGGAACAGATGTCCGCCGAGATCCGGCGCCGTCTTGAACAGCAGGAACTCGGCACGATGATCCCGTTCACCGCACGCATGGCGGATACGGGGCGCATTATTGGCATGACGACGTACATGAACATTGAAGCCGAAACGCCGCGGGTGGAGATTGGTTCCACGTGGAACGCTGCGAGTGCGCAGGGCAGCGGGACGAACCCGGAGTCGAAACTGCTGCTGTTGCAGCACGCCTTTGAGGTGTGGGACTGCACTGCCGTTGAGTTTCGCACTGATTTCCATAATCACCAGTCGCGGGCGGCCATCGCCCGCCTCGGGGCGAAGCAGGATGGCGTGCTCCGCGCGCACCGTCGCGCAGCGGGGTACCTGCGCGACACGGTGGTGTTCTCAGTCACACAGGCCGAGTGGCCCGGCGTGCGGCGCGGGCTTGAGCATCGCATTGCGCGCCATCTCGCGGTGCCAGGCGCGGCTCAGCTGGGGTAG
- a CDS encoding alpha-hydroxy acid oxidase, which yields MVKRQVPKPTELFELMQFKRPDFNGKRRRLEGALTINDLRTIAKRRTPKAAFDYTDGAAEGELSLARARQAFQDVEFHPGILRPAPTVDTSVEILGGPSALPFGIAPTGFTRLMQTEGEVAGAGAAAAAGIPFTLSTLGTTSIEDVRATNPAGRNWFQLYVMRDREISYELTRRAAAAGFDTLHFTVDTPVAGARLRDKRNGFSIPPQLSIGTVINALPRPWWWVDFLTTPKLEFASLSATGGTVGEMLDAAMDPTISYDDLAIIRELWPGKIVIKGVQNIEDSLRLRDAGVDGIVLSNHGGRQLDRAPIPFHLLPKVRKAVGDDFTVMIDTGIMNGADIVASIALGADFTLIGRAYLYGLMAGGRAGVDRTIAILRSEIERTMRLLGVTSLAELEPHHVTQLQRLAPVEVTE from the coding sequence ATGGTCAAGCGCCAGGTCCCCAAGCCCACTGAGCTGTTCGAACTCATGCAGTTCAAGCGTCCTGATTTCAACGGGAAGCGTCGTCGCCTTGAGGGCGCACTCACGATCAACGATCTGCGGACGATTGCGAAGCGCCGCACCCCGAAGGCCGCCTTCGATTACACGGACGGTGCAGCCGAGGGCGAGCTGTCGCTTGCGCGCGCACGCCAGGCGTTCCAAGACGTCGAGTTCCATCCTGGGATCTTGCGCCCGGCCCCCACAGTGGACACGAGCGTTGAGATCCTCGGCGGTCCGAGCGCTTTGCCGTTTGGCATTGCGCCGACGGGTTTCACGCGCCTGATGCAGACCGAGGGCGAGGTCGCCGGAGCCGGGGCCGCTGCCGCTGCCGGGATCCCGTTTACGCTGTCAACGCTGGGCACCACGTCGATCGAAGATGTGCGCGCCACGAATCCGGCCGGCCGCAATTGGTTCCAGCTGTATGTGATGCGGGATCGCGAGATCTCCTATGAGCTCACGCGCCGCGCCGCCGCCGCTGGCTTCGACACGCTCCACTTCACTGTCGATACCCCAGTCGCGGGCGCCCGGCTGCGCGATAAGCGCAACGGCTTCTCGATCCCGCCACAGCTCAGCATTGGCACCGTGATCAATGCGCTGCCGCGGCCCTGGTGGTGGGTCGATTTCCTCACGACGCCGAAGCTTGAGTTTGCCTCGCTGTCAGCGACCGGCGGCACCGTTGGCGAGATGCTCGACGCCGCGATGGATCCGACGATCAGCTATGACGATCTGGCGATCATTCGCGAGTTGTGGCCGGGCAAGATCGTGATCAAGGGCGTGCAGAACATCGAGGACTCACTGCGGTTGCGTGACGCAGGGGTGGACGGCATCGTGCTGTCGAATCACGGTGGGCGCCAGCTCGATCGTGCGCCGATCCCGTTCCACCTGCTCCCGAAGGTGCGCAAGGCCGTCGGCGACGACTTCACCGTGATGATCGACACCGGCATCATGAACGGTGCGGACATCGTGGCCTCGATCGCGCTCGGAGCCGATTTCACGCTGATCGGTCGCGCGTATCTGTACGGGCTCATGGCCGGTGGCCGCGCGGGAGTAGATCGCACGATCGCGATCCTGCGTAGCGAGATCGAGCGCACGATGCGCTTGCTCGGGGTGACCTCGCTTGCAGAGCTCGAGCCGCACCACGTCACTCAGCTGCAGCGACTCGCGCCGGTTGAGGTCACCGAGTAG
- a CDS encoding alpha/beta hydrolase, producing MPGIGRAGASGLRPLRAPRPTWTAAVVALALAAALVGCDSGTKELASAELVTAGLTPAEQEQGAHMRITDIEVTGPAAAQHPGTPNRIGSDRIRVRAYEPVLEPGGKPWATLVWAHGGSFLRGTLDWPEADWVSRQFADAGIQVYSVDYILASDTVQAPAPSNDVAAVLSWAAERAEPEALLVIGGASAGAHLATLAALDRADRAAAEDGRVADALILEYPTMHRVQLPDPAIAAATAGLPEQRRFSDDRIAEMYAFYLGAGPEGGAGLQAGDAPVAGELPAERLAALPPTTIVNADADDLRASGEQFAEQLRAAGVPVTASIQPGTVHGYLNRPEETATSLVDAEETIDRFVIALRQIAAG from the coding sequence GTGCCAGGAATTGGTCGTGCCGGAGCCAGCGGGTTGCGGCCCCTGCGCGCACCGCGCCCCACGTGGACGGCCGCAGTCGTGGCCCTCGCGCTCGCCGCAGCGCTCGTGGGGTGCGACAGCGGGACCAAGGAGCTGGCCAGCGCCGAACTGGTGACGGCGGGCCTGACACCAGCGGAGCAGGAGCAGGGAGCACACATGCGCATCACGGACATTGAGGTCACGGGGCCGGCGGCAGCGCAGCACCCAGGCACCCCGAACCGAATTGGCTCAGATCGGATCCGCGTGCGCGCGTACGAGCCGGTGCTCGAACCGGGCGGGAAACCATGGGCGACGCTCGTGTGGGCGCACGGCGGCTCGTTCCTGCGGGGCACGCTCGATTGGCCGGAAGCCGATTGGGTGTCGCGACAATTCGCTGACGCGGGGATCCAGGTTTATTCCGTCGACTACATCCTCGCGAGTGATACGGTGCAGGCTCCCGCACCGAGCAATGACGTGGCCGCAGTGCTCAGCTGGGCCGCTGAACGTGCCGAGCCGGAGGCCCTTTTGGTGATTGGCGGTGCCAGCGCGGGTGCACACCTTGCGACGTTGGCCGCGCTCGACCGTGCTGATCGCGCGGCAGCGGAGGATGGCAGAGTCGCCGATGCGCTGATCCTCGAGTACCCCACGATGCACCGCGTGCAGCTGCCCGATCCTGCAATCGCCGCTGCCACCGCAGGGCTCCCCGAGCAGCGGCGATTCAGCGATGATCGTATCGCCGAGATGTATGCGTTCTACCTCGGAGCCGGCCCTGAAGGCGGTGCCGGTCTCCAGGCTGGCGACGCCCCTGTCGCGGGTGAGCTGCCGGCTGAGCGTCTCGCCGCGCTGCCACCCACCACCATCGTCAACGCCGATGCCGACGACCTGCGAGCCTCTGGCGAGCAATTTGCCGAGCAGTTGCGCGCTGCCGGCGTTCCCGTGACAGCGTCGATCCAGCCGGGCACGGTGCACGGCTACCTCAATCGTCCAGAAGAGACGGCGACCTCGCTGGTGGACGCGGAAGAAACGATTGATCGCTTCGTGATCGCGTTGCGCCAGATCGCGGCGGGATAG
- a CDS encoding DeoR/GlpR family DNA-binding transcription regulator, which translates to MVSLAAEERRAWLLQRLSAMQRVSLAEAADELGVSEMTVRRDLDGLELGGTIRRVRGGAMYTGPVSFHGREQSYAAEKAVIAEKLLPLVPDRGIIALDSSTTMHQLAQRISGSGDLTVVTNGMLTFQALQERPGLTAVLTGGAADRRSDSLIGPVATGFVSRVRFSAFFASAAALDERGCHEGTLEEAEVKRAIAAASARVLIGVHREKLDNVSVARAVDISEIDTLATELAPDSRDVAAYRALVSDLR; encoded by the coding sequence ATGGTTTCCCTTGCCGCTGAAGAACGTCGCGCATGGCTGCTGCAGCGGCTGAGCGCGATGCAGCGCGTCTCCCTGGCAGAGGCGGCCGACGAACTCGGCGTGAGTGAGATGACCGTGCGGCGTGATCTGGACGGGCTAGAACTCGGCGGCACGATCCGGCGCGTGCGCGGCGGTGCGATGTACACGGGCCCGGTGAGCTTTCATGGCCGTGAGCAATCGTACGCGGCCGAAAAGGCGGTCATCGCCGAAAAGCTGCTTCCGCTCGTGCCGGATCGTGGCATCATCGCGCTCGATTCCTCAACGACGATGCACCAGCTCGCGCAACGGATTTCGGGCTCTGGGGACCTCACGGTGGTGACGAACGGGATGCTCACGTTTCAAGCGCTGCAGGAGCGGCCGGGGCTCACCGCGGTGCTGACGGGAGGGGCTGCTGATCGGCGGAGCGACTCGCTGATTGGTCCGGTTGCGACCGGATTCGTGTCGCGAGTGCGGTTCTCGGCGTTCTTCGCTTCTGCCGCAGCGCTGGATGAGCGCGGGTGCCACGAAGGCACACTCGAGGAGGCGGAGGTGAAGCGGGCGATCGCTGCGGCGTCTGCTCGGGTACTGATCGGCGTGCATCGCGAGAAGCTGGACAATGTTTCGGTGGCACGCGCGGTCGACATTTCAGAGATCGACACGCTGGCAACGGAGCTTGCGCCCGATTCCCGCGATGTTGCTGCATACCGGGCGCTCGTCTCCGACTTGCGCTGA
- a CDS encoding sugar ABC transporter ATP-binding protein — translation MSAHDVSAVTDRAAGLSLQAIGLVKEYPGVRALDGVSLDLRPGEVHAIIGENGAGKSTLIKTLAGAIAPTSGTITVNGEAHDRLTPQSARELGIAVIYQEFTLFPNLSASENVFLGEFIRKGPVLDRKTMAAKSAALFARLGVTIQPSALVETLTTGYQQIVEIAKALSKEAKLLIMDEPSAPLTASEVDAMFAIVETLRREGMTIVYISHRMEEIFRLSDRVTVLRDGRYVDTLVTAQTSKRELISLMVGRELGEGYPQRDHTPQAPSLTVSGLSGNGVRGVSFEARQGEILGFAGLIGAGRTELMELIFGAKRPESGTVELHGNSVLSLNPIEAIRNGIALVPEDRKRHGLILEFSIEQNISLPRLKSLSPGGVISKSAERELSDQYMRELRIKAPSGAEIVGNLSGGNQQKVVLAKWLATSPEVLIFDEPTRGIDIGARHEIYLIMNRLAEEGKTILMISSDMEELIGMSDRIVVLQEGLQRGLLEKDDITQEAILTLASEGDLA, via the coding sequence ATGTCAGCACACGACGTATCCGCGGTCACAGATCGCGCGGCTGGTCTGTCGCTGCAGGCGATCGGACTCGTCAAGGAGTATCCGGGTGTGAGGGCACTCGACGGGGTCAGTCTCGACCTCCGGCCCGGTGAAGTGCACGCCATCATCGGCGAGAACGGCGCGGGCAAGTCCACGCTAATTAAGACGCTCGCGGGCGCGATCGCCCCGACGAGCGGTACCATCACGGTCAACGGTGAGGCCCACGATCGACTGACACCACAGTCTGCGCGCGAGCTAGGCATCGCGGTGATCTACCAAGAGTTCACCCTGTTTCCGAACCTCAGCGCCTCTGAGAATGTGTTCCTCGGCGAGTTCATTCGCAAAGGGCCAGTGCTCGATCGGAAGACGATGGCTGCGAAGTCTGCAGCGTTGTTCGCAAGGCTCGGTGTCACGATCCAGCCCAGCGCGCTGGTCGAGACTCTGACGACCGGATATCAACAGATCGTCGAGATTGCGAAGGCGCTGTCGAAAGAGGCCAAGCTCCTGATCATGGATGAGCCTTCGGCTCCGCTGACCGCGTCTGAAGTCGACGCGATGTTCGCGATCGTTGAGACCCTGCGGCGCGAGGGAATGACGATCGTCTATATCTCGCACCGGATGGAAGAGATTTTCAGGCTGTCCGATCGCGTAACCGTGCTCCGTGATGGCCGGTACGTCGACACCCTGGTTACCGCACAGACCTCGAAGCGGGAACTGATCTCATTGATGGTGGGTCGTGAGCTCGGAGAGGGATATCCGCAGCGGGATCATACACCGCAGGCGCCCTCGCTGACCGTCTCCGGGCTCTCTGGAAACGGGGTCAGAGGCGTCAGCTTCGAAGCGCGACAGGGCGAGATCCTTGGCTTCGCAGGCCTGATCGGGGCAGGCCGAACCGAACTCATGGAGCTCATCTTCGGTGCCAAACGCCCAGAATCCGGAACTGTCGAGTTGCACGGGAACTCGGTGCTCTCGCTGAACCCCATCGAAGCGATCCGAAACGGTATTGCACTGGTGCCTGAGGACCGCAAGCGACACGGCCTTATCCTCGAATTCTCAATCGAGCAGAACATATCGCTGCCACGGTTGAAGTCGCTGTCACCGGGAGGCGTGATCTCGAAATCCGCGGAGCGGGAGCTCTCGGACCAGTACATGCGTGAGCTGCGGATCAAAGCGCCAAGCGGTGCAGAGATCGTTGGCAACCTCAGCGGGGGCAACCAGCAGAAAGTGGTGCTCGCAAAGTGGCTCGCGACCAGCCCAGAGGTGCTGATCTTCGACGAGCCAACGCGTGGCATCGACATTGGAGCGCGACATGAGATCTACCTGATCATGAACCGCCTTGCGGAAGAAGGGAAGACGATCCTCATGATCTCCTCCGATATGGAAGAACTCATTGGAATGTCTGACCGGATCGTTGTGCTGCAGGAGGGCCTGCAGCGCGGACTTCTCGAGAAAGACGACATTACTCAGGAGGCCATCCTCACGCTGGCTTCAGAAGGAGACCTCGCATGA
- a CDS encoding DUF1684 domain-containing protein, translated as MSSPDPTTFADEHAAWHTGIERARTAPYGPLSPTALHWLTTQPQSLPGVPGTWSATAEGLVTLTVPASDGVTRDGEQVAGTVTLGPLTGTAGTALAWGDIQLEIAARSGGIIVRPRDPAASARASYSGTATFPPSTDWVITGRFVPHIRGSVEVPSAAGADRLQHYDSPGRAEFTVAGQDVALTLFGSAEHGDLRALFSDASGTDLTFPAARFVEVTAKDAGTVVIDFTRTTNPPCAYSDSATCPFPPPENRLSVRIEAGELRPGVALSETRPADPVQR; from the coding sequence ATGTCCAGCCCAGACCCCACCACGTTCGCTGATGAGCACGCCGCTTGGCACACAGGCATCGAGCGTGCGCGGACCGCGCCGTATGGCCCACTGAGCCCCACCGCCCTGCACTGGCTCACCACACAGCCACAGTCTCTTCCTGGGGTACCGGGCACGTGGTCGGCCACAGCGGAGGGCCTCGTCACACTCACGGTCCCGGCTTCCGACGGCGTGACCCGCGACGGTGAACAGGTCGCAGGAACCGTCACCCTCGGCCCCCTCACTGGCACGGCAGGCACGGCCCTCGCGTGGGGTGATATCCAGCTTGAGATCGCCGCGCGAAGCGGTGGCATCATCGTGCGTCCGCGCGATCCGGCAGCCTCCGCACGAGCAAGCTACTCGGGGACGGCGACTTTCCCGCCGAGCACCGACTGGGTGATCACCGGCCGCTTCGTTCCGCACATCCGCGGCTCAGTCGAGGTGCCCTCAGCTGCGGGAGCAGACCGGCTTCAGCACTACGACTCTCCGGGGCGCGCGGAGTTCACCGTCGCAGGGCAGGACGTCGCGCTCACCCTCTTCGGCTCCGCGGAGCACGGCGACCTCCGAGCGCTCTTCTCCGATGCGTCTGGCACCGACCTCACCTTCCCTGCTGCTCGATTCGTTGAGGTCACGGCGAAGGATGCAGGCACCGTTGTCATCGACTTCACCCGCACGACGAACCCGCCCTGCGCGTACTCGGACAGCGCCACATGCCCGTTCCCGCCTCCCGAGAACCGGCTCTCTGTCCGCATCGAGGCAGGCGAGCTCCGACCAGGCGTTGCACTCTCGGAGACTCGCCCTGCCGATCCTGTGCAGCGGTGA
- a CDS encoding rhamnulokinase family protein, with amino-acid sequence MTEQRARGAVAAVDLGATSGRVIVGRVEADRDGGVLRTEHVARFANDPVRTRDGLHWNLLELYRQTLAGLTAAERSAPGEIASVGIDSWAVDYGLFRDSRLLGIPYHYRDARCDAGVAAVHARVSAEELYARNGLQHLTFNTIFQLATEGELLTEADRMLLVPDLLNFWLTGAEATERSNASTTGLLDPRSREWDLALADRAGIPRRILAPLVDAGTRLGPLTPDVAAIVGRPLDVVAVASHDTASAVAAIPSTRSDFAYISCGTWGLVGLELDAPVLTEAARAANFTNEGGVAGTTRFLHNVMGMWLLSESLRHWERSESGAASLSAGGASTLSALLDAAARVSGPVPVFDVNDPVFMPPGDIPGRILSWFTERGERAPEGPAEIVRSIVESLAIAFADAVTTGAALADRDVSVIHIIGGGSQNTLLCQRLADRSGLPVLAGPVEATAMGNMLLQAQALGQLGPELADLRAIVARSTQITTYQPRAAARP; translated from the coding sequence ATGACCGAGCAGCGCGCGCGGGGCGCCGTCGCCGCAGTTGATCTTGGCGCAACCAGCGGCAGGGTGATCGTCGGCCGCGTCGAGGCCGACCGCGACGGCGGAGTGCTGCGGACCGAGCACGTCGCGCGCTTTGCGAACGATCCAGTGCGCACCCGCGACGGGCTGCACTGGAATTTGCTCGAGCTCTATCGGCAGACGCTCGCCGGCCTCACCGCCGCTGAGCGCAGCGCGCCTGGCGAGATCGCCTCGGTCGGGATCGACTCATGGGCCGTCGACTATGGCCTGTTCCGCGACAGCCGGCTCCTCGGAATTCCGTACCACTATCGTGATGCCCGCTGCGATGCCGGGGTCGCTGCGGTGCACGCGCGCGTCTCCGCCGAGGAACTGTACGCCAGGAACGGGCTGCAGCACCTCACCTTCAATACGATCTTCCAGTTGGCGACCGAGGGGGAACTGCTCACCGAGGCAGATCGGATGCTGCTGGTGCCGGATCTGCTGAACTTCTGGCTCACCGGCGCGGAAGCCACCGAGCGCTCGAACGCCTCGACGACCGGGCTGCTCGATCCGCGCTCCCGCGAGTGGGATCTTGCGCTTGCGGACCGGGCTGGAATCCCCCGCCGGATCCTGGCTCCGTTGGTTGACGCAGGGACCAGGCTCGGCCCGCTCACGCCAGACGTGGCCGCGATCGTGGGGCGGCCACTCGACGTTGTCGCAGTCGCCTCGCACGACACGGCCTCAGCGGTAGCCGCGATCCCCAGCACCCGCTCAGACTTTGCCTATATTTCCTGTGGCACGTGGGGTCTCGTCGGCCTCGAACTCGATGCGCCGGTGCTCACGGAGGCGGCGCGCGCAGCGAACTTCACGAATGAGGGCGGCGTGGCGGGGACCACTCGGTTCCTCCACAACGTCATGGGCATGTGGTTGCTGTCCGAGTCACTGCGGCACTGGGAGCGCAGCGAGTCCGGCGCAGCGAGTCTGAGTGCCGGCGGGGCGAGCACGCTGAGTGCACTGCTCGACGCGGCGGCACGCGTGTCCGGCCCGGTCCCGGTGTTCGATGTCAACGATCCGGTGTTCATGCCGCCTGGCGATATCCCCGGCCGGATCCTGAGCTGGTTCACCGAGCGTGGCGAGCGAGCCCCAGAGGGGCCGGCCGAGATCGTGCGCTCGATCGTCGAGAGCCTCGCGATTGCGTTTGCCGACGCGGTGACCACCGGGGCGGCGCTTGCCGATCGCGACGTCTCGGTGATCCACATCATCGGAGGCGGCTCGCAAAACACGCTGCTGTGCCAGCGGCTCGCGGACCGCTCCGGCTTGCCCGTGCTCGCCGGACCGGTTGAGGCCACCGCGATGGGCAACATGCTGCTGCAAGCACAGGCCCTCGGTCAGCTCGGTCCCGAGCTCGCCGATCTGCGTGCGATCGTCGCACGATCCACCCAGATCACCACCTATCAGCCTCGCGCCGCGGCGCGACCCTAG
- a CDS encoding DeoR/GlpR family DNA-binding transcription regulator, translating into MAVNSSVDGERRRRELVEHIQRAGEISLEQAASEFEVSSMTIRRDLEILELEGALKRVRGGAVSATGPRSYDERLAMRGSAKRAIAKKALELVPLGGAIALDASTTVNALAEMLGDRGELTACTNSVQTFELLTRLGSVTAHLTGGTHEPVTGSLVGPIANAGARLLHTRVFFTSADGVSPEGGSSEASLAEAEVKRHLSDSADRTVLCVDSSKLGKRSTGMALRLAQVATLITELDPNDPRLDPYRDEVEIR; encoded by the coding sequence ATGGCCGTAAACAGCAGTGTCGACGGCGAGCGTCGACGACGGGAACTGGTCGAGCATATCCAGCGCGCTGGCGAGATTTCGCTCGAGCAGGCTGCGAGCGAGTTCGAGGTCTCGTCGATGACGATCCGGCGCGATCTCGAGATTCTCGAGCTTGAGGGGGCCCTCAAGCGTGTGCGCGGCGGTGCCGTGAGCGCAACGGGCCCGCGCAGCTACGACGAGCGGCTTGCCATGCGCGGCAGCGCAAAGCGCGCGATTGCCAAGAAAGCACTGGAGCTCGTTCCGCTCGGGGGTGCGATCGCGCTTGACGCATCTACGACGGTGAACGCGCTCGCGGAGATGCTTGGCGATCGAGGTGAGCTCACCGCGTGCACGAACTCGGTGCAGACATTTGAGCTCCTCACACGACTCGGCAGCGTCACGGCACACCTGACTGGCGGCACTCACGAACCGGTCACCGGCAGCCTGGTCGGACCGATTGCGAACGCGGGCGCCCGCCTCCTGCACACCCGAGTGTTCTTCACCTCGGCCGACGGCGTCAGCCCAGAGGGCGGCAGCTCAGAAGCATCTCTGGCCGAAGCGGAGGTGAAGCGCCACCTCTCAGACTCCGCCGATCGCACCGTGCTGTGCGTCGACTCCTCCAAGCTCGGCAAGCGCTCGACGGGCATGGCATTGCGACTCGCCCAGGTCGCCACGCTCATTACGGAGCTTGACCCAAATGACCCCCGACTCGACCCGTACCGTGACGAAGTGGAGATCCGCTAA